A region of Paraburkholderia largidicola DNA encodes the following proteins:
- a CDS encoding LysR family transcriptional regulator: MRPYLPLNALRAFESSARHLSFTRAALELNVTQAAVSQQVRMLEERLGATLFKRLPRGLAITDEGLALRPVLSDAFDRIEAVLRQFEGGHFHEVLTVGAVGTFAVGWLMPRLKAFHDAHPFVELRLQTNNNLVDLSAEGLDFAIRFGDGTWPGSRAQKLFDAPLSVLCTPEIAQRLQTPADLASEKLLRSYRADDWANWFAAAGLAPRPVRGPVFDSSRLMVEAAMQGAGVALAPASMFERDLSMGRLARPFDIDVHAGSYWLTWQKAKPATPAMRAFSQWITKEVDEGAASGDAPGELGVRTTPASAE; encoded by the coding sequence ATGCGACCGTATCTCCCGCTGAACGCGCTGCGCGCCTTCGAATCGTCGGCCCGGCATCTGAGTTTCACCCGCGCTGCGCTCGAACTGAACGTCACCCAGGCGGCCGTCAGCCAGCAGGTGCGCATGCTAGAAGAGCGCCTCGGCGCGACGCTCTTCAAGCGCCTGCCGCGCGGCCTCGCCATCACCGATGAAGGACTCGCGCTGCGCCCCGTGCTCAGCGATGCATTCGACCGCATCGAAGCCGTGTTGCGGCAGTTCGAAGGCGGGCATTTTCATGAGGTGCTGACGGTCGGCGCGGTCGGGACGTTCGCGGTCGGCTGGCTGATGCCGCGCCTCAAGGCGTTTCATGACGCGCACCCTTTCGTCGAGTTGCGCCTGCAGACCAACAACAATCTCGTCGATCTCTCCGCGGAAGGTCTCGACTTCGCAATCCGCTTCGGCGACGGCACATGGCCCGGCTCGCGCGCACAGAAGCTGTTCGATGCGCCGCTGTCGGTACTGTGCACGCCCGAGATCGCGCAGCGCCTGCAGACGCCCGCCGATCTCGCCAGTGAAAAGCTGCTGCGTTCGTATCGCGCAGACGACTGGGCGAACTGGTTCGCGGCAGCGGGCCTCGCGCCGCGTCCGGTGCGCGGCCCCGTATTCGATTCGTCGCGGCTGATGGTGGAAGCGGCAATGCAAGGCGCGGGCGTAGCGCTCGCGCCTGCTTCGATGTTCGAGCGCGATCTGTCGATGGGACGTCTCGCGCGTCCGTTCGATATCGACGTGCACGCGGGCAGCTACTGGCTCACCTGGCAAAAGGCAAAACCGGCGACGCCCGCAATGCGCGCGTTCAGTCAATGGATCACAAAGGAAGTGGATGAAGGCGCAGCGAGTGGCGATGCGCCTGGCGAGCTAGGCGTCAGAACGACGCCGGCGTCGGCGGAATGA
- the bla gene encoding class A beta-lactamase, translating to MVTRRTFTLALIGSGLAGVAAHALGAGASVAASAPRGSALEQQLAQIEAQTGGRLGVAILDTASTKPQGWRMHERFPMCSTFKFLLASAVLVRKDQGKEQLGRKIVYSKDVVVANSPVSGPRAGGDGMTVAELCEAAITRSDNTAANLLLKSIGGPAALTDFARGIGDRITRLDRNEPTLNEATEGDPRDTTTPAAMLTDMRTLLLGKHLSTASREQLTAWLAGNKTGDARLRAGLPKSWQIGDKTGTGERGTSNDIAVIWPEGRAPILVVAYLTGATQATSTQRDAAIAQVGALVANI from the coding sequence ATGGTCACGAGGCGGACATTCACATTGGCGTTGATAGGCAGTGGGTTAGCTGGCGTTGCGGCTCATGCGCTCGGCGCAGGGGCGAGCGTGGCGGCATCGGCGCCGCGCGGGAGCGCTCTGGAACAGCAGCTCGCGCAGATCGAAGCGCAAACGGGCGGGCGGCTGGGCGTCGCGATACTCGATACGGCAAGCACGAAGCCGCAGGGCTGGCGCATGCACGAGCGCTTTCCGATGTGCAGCACGTTCAAGTTCCTGCTCGCGTCGGCGGTGCTGGTGCGCAAGGATCAAGGCAAAGAACAGCTTGGGCGCAAGATCGTCTACTCGAAAGACGTCGTGGTGGCGAATTCGCCCGTCAGCGGTCCGCGTGCAGGCGGCGATGGCATGACGGTCGCGGAATTGTGCGAAGCGGCCATCACGCGCAGCGACAACACGGCTGCGAATCTGCTGCTCAAGAGTATCGGCGGGCCGGCGGCGCTGACGGATTTTGCACGCGGCATCGGCGACCGGATCACGCGGCTCGACCGCAACGAACCGACGCTCAACGAAGCGACGGAAGGCGATCCGCGCGATACGACCACACCCGCCGCGATGCTCACCGACATGCGCACGCTGTTGCTCGGCAAGCATCTGTCCACCGCGTCGCGCGAGCAACTAACGGCATGGCTCGCCGGCAACAAGACGGGCGACGCGCGCCTGCGCGCCGGCTTGCCGAAGTCATGGCAAATCGGCGACAAGACGGGCACGGGCGAGCGGGGCACCTCGAACGATATCGCCGTCATCTGGCCTGAAGGCCGCGCGCCGATTCTGGTGGTGGCGTATCTGACGGGCGCGACTCAAGCTACCTCGACGCAGCGCGACGCGGCGATCGCGCAGGTCGGGGCGCTGGTTGCAAACATTTGA